The Amycolatopsis viridis genome window below encodes:
- a CDS encoding response regulator: MTASEGGPIRAGVIEDHPLYRHAVANVLSGARDVELGPVAESVAAFAAAGEPAGCVVVLDLKLPGVTGTRAVHEVVRMGHQVLVVSAHAGQDEVLGAISAGARGYLSKDADGDDILHAVREIAAGNSYVSPTLASYLLDSTRPRAGSRSVLSDRERQVLSLLAAGERDADIAAAMEISVRTVRSYLDRIRDKTGRRRRPELTRLAIEEGMV; the protein is encoded by the coding sequence ATGACCGCGAGCGAGGGCGGGCCCATCCGGGCCGGCGTCATCGAGGACCACCCGCTGTACCGGCACGCGGTCGCGAACGTGCTGTCCGGGGCCCGCGACGTCGAACTCGGTCCGGTCGCGGAGTCGGTCGCCGCGTTCGCCGCCGCCGGGGAACCGGCCGGCTGCGTCGTCGTGCTGGACCTGAAACTGCCCGGGGTCACCGGTACGCGGGCGGTGCACGAGGTCGTGCGCATGGGCCACCAGGTGCTGGTGGTGTCCGCGCACGCGGGGCAGGACGAGGTGCTGGGCGCGATCTCCGCCGGTGCCCGGGGCTACCTGTCGAAGGACGCCGACGGCGACGACATCCTGCACGCGGTCCGCGAGATCGCCGCCGGGAACTCCTACGTCTCCCCGACGCTGGCGTCCTACCTGCTGGACTCCACCCGCCCGCGGGCCGGGTCGCGCAGCGTGCTGTCCGACCGGGAACGGCAGGTGCTGTCGCTGCTGGCGGCGGGGGAGCGGGACGCCGACATCGCCGCGGCGATGGAGATCAGCGTCCGCACCGTCCGTTCCTACCTCGACCGGATCCGCGACAAGACGGGCCGCCGCCGGCGCCCCGAACTGACCCGGCTCGCCATCGAGGAGGGGATGGTCTAG
- a CDS encoding type VII secretion protein EccE, which translates to MTAADAGVSAGGGTAPHTSRPRRFTLAPSVLPISFAQVAVWESALIAVLLAVQGVLPAAPLVIVLAVLVIGATSVRFAGRHLAGWAGTWVSYRLLQHDERRQAADPLRVLAHDFRLRQHADRAGNRFGVAGVGDGWTAVIRLHAGVEPDVAKVLDLLRAACENPEIPLSSAQLVVRTGLRDRTFLVAVRYRPDEAPLAALARGGGEAGELRATTRAALTLMGALARAGYGSTLLEAGELAAELRATLGTDLPPRSTVTDRWRSWSAGRATQAGFAPLTRADLPVLLTAAARGAALTVAACTLRRNRLGRLTEDVTLRLARYGQARRPPRPRDLDLPVVPLYGRHAAAVRRTLPLALPR; encoded by the coding sequence TTGACCGCTGCCGACGCGGGGGTCTCCGCCGGTGGCGGAACGGCACCCCACACATCCCGGCCCCGCCGGTTCACCCTGGCACCGTCGGTGCTGCCCATCTCCTTCGCCCAGGTCGCGGTCTGGGAGTCCGCCCTGATCGCCGTGCTGCTCGCCGTCCAGGGCGTGCTGCCGGCCGCGCCGCTGGTGATCGTGCTCGCGGTCCTGGTCATCGGGGCCACGTCCGTCCGGTTCGCGGGGCGTCACCTCGCCGGGTGGGCGGGCACGTGGGTGTCCTACCGGCTGCTCCAGCACGACGAGCGCCGCCAGGCCGCGGATCCGCTGCGGGTGCTCGCCCACGACTTCCGGTTGCGGCAGCACGCCGACCGCGCCGGGAACCGGTTCGGGGTCGCCGGTGTCGGGGATGGCTGGACGGCGGTCATCCGGCTGCATGCGGGCGTCGAACCGGACGTGGCGAAGGTGCTGGATCTCCTGCGGGCCGCGTGCGAGAACCCGGAGATCCCGTTGTCCAGCGCGCAACTGGTGGTGCGCACCGGCTTGCGCGACCGGACGTTCCTGGTCGCGGTGCGGTACCGGCCCGACGAGGCGCCCCTGGCGGCGCTGGCCCGCGGCGGCGGGGAGGCCGGCGAGCTGCGGGCGACGACGCGCGCGGCGCTGACGCTGATGGGCGCGCTCGCCCGCGCCGGGTACGGCAGCACGCTGCTCGAAGCCGGCGAGCTGGCCGCCGAGCTGCGCGCCACGCTGGGCACGGACCTCCCACCGCGCAGCACGGTGACCGACCGGTGGCGCTCGTGGTCGGCCGGGCGCGCGACCCAGGCCGGGTTCGCGCCGCTGACCCGGGCCGACCTGCCGGTACTGCTGACCGCGGCGGCCCGCGGGGCGGCACTGACGGTGGCGGCGTGCACCCTGCGGCGCAACCGGCTCGGGCGGCTCACCGAGGACGTCACCCTGCGGCTGGCCCGCTACGGTCAGGCACGGCGTCCACCGCGGCCACGGGACCTGGACCTGCCCGTCGTCCCGCTCTACGGCCGGCACGCCGCCGCGGTCCGCCGCACGCTGCCGCTCGCGCTGCCCCGCTGA
- a CDS encoding histidinol-phosphate transaminase: MTSDEVRLEDLPLREDLRGRSPYGAPQLDVPVRLNTNENPYPPPQALVDDVTEAVREVAANLHRYPDRDAIALRQDLAAYLSGATGVPLTERNLWAANGSNEVLQQILQAFGGPGRSALGFEPSYSMHPIIAAGTRTDWVPAPRRDDFMLDTETAARIVGERKPDIVFVTSPNNPTGGSIPFAELELVLRAAPGIVVVDEAYAEFSSQRSAVELIGSYPAQLIVSRTMSKAFAFAGGRLGYLAAAPAVIDALQLVRLPYHLSLLTQAAARAALRHADATLATVAKLAAERERVAESLLGLGFSPVPSDANFILFGRFADARASWQSYVDNGVLIRDVGITGHLRVTIGTPEENDAFLAASKEVPR; this comes from the coding sequence GTGACTTCCGACGAGGTCCGCCTGGAGGACCTGCCGCTGCGCGAGGACCTGCGGGGCCGCAGCCCCTACGGCGCGCCGCAGCTGGACGTCCCGGTCCGGCTCAACACCAACGAAAACCCGTACCCGCCACCGCAGGCACTGGTCGACGACGTCACCGAGGCGGTCCGCGAGGTGGCCGCGAACCTGCACCGGTACCCGGACCGCGACGCGATCGCTCTGCGCCAGGACCTCGCCGCATACCTGTCCGGGGCCACCGGCGTGCCGCTGACCGAGCGGAACCTGTGGGCCGCCAACGGGTCCAACGAGGTGCTGCAGCAGATCTTGCAGGCGTTCGGCGGTCCCGGCCGCAGCGCGCTGGGTTTCGAGCCGTCCTACTCGATGCACCCGATCATCGCGGCGGGCACCCGCACCGACTGGGTCCCGGCCCCGCGCCGGGACGACTTCATGCTCGACACCGAGACCGCGGCGCGGATCGTCGGCGAGCGCAAGCCCGACATCGTGTTCGTGACCAGCCCGAACAACCCGACCGGCGGCTCGATCCCGTTCGCGGAGCTGGAGCTGGTGCTGCGGGCCGCGCCGGGCATCGTCGTGGTGGACGAGGCGTACGCGGAGTTCTCGTCGCAGCGCAGCGCCGTCGAGCTGATCGGGTCCTACCCGGCGCAGCTGATCGTGTCGCGCACGATGAGCAAGGCGTTCGCCTTCGCCGGGGGCCGGCTGGGCTACCTGGCGGCCGCCCCGGCGGTGATCGACGCGCTGCAGCTGGTGCGGCTGCCCTACCACCTGTCGCTGCTGACGCAGGCGGCCGCGCGCGCGGCGCTCCGGCACGCGGACGCGACGCTGGCCACGGTCGCCAAGCTCGCCGCCGAGCGCGAGCGGGTCGCCGAGAGCCTGCTGGGCCTGGGCTTTTCCCCGGTGCCCAGCGACGCCAACTTCATCCTGTTCGGCCGCTTCGCCGACGCGCGGGCGAGCTGGCAGAGCTACGTGGACAACGGGGTGCTGATCCGCGACGTCGGCATCACGGGTCACCTGCGGGTGACCATCGGCACCCCGGAGGAGAACGACGCCTTCCTGGCGGCGAGCAAGGAGGTTCCGCGGTGA
- a CDS encoding TetR/AcrR family transcriptional regulator, producing MAAVAGHEDTRTRLLATALKLFTEHGVEGTSLQMIADELGVTKAAVYYHFKTKDEITEAVVEPGLRELESIVAAAARQRRPGARIDHLLAGFVDVVVRHRALVALFSGDPGVARALEKHFFRKESFMTGMMTILTGPDPDAARVVAVHAALGGIALAGGAQELARFSDDVLRESLLDVGRKLLGRPRRRPAVPS from the coding sequence ATGGCAGCCGTGGCCGGACACGAGGACACCCGTACGCGTTTGCTCGCCACGGCGCTGAAGCTGTTCACCGAGCACGGCGTGGAGGGCACCTCGCTGCAGATGATCGCCGACGAACTCGGGGTCACGAAGGCGGCGGTGTACTACCACTTCAAGACGAAGGACGAGATCACCGAGGCCGTGGTCGAGCCGGGGCTGCGCGAGCTGGAGTCGATCGTGGCGGCCGCGGCCCGCCAGCGCAGGCCGGGCGCACGCATCGACCACCTGCTGGCCGGGTTCGTCGACGTGGTGGTGCGGCACCGGGCGCTGGTGGCGTTGTTCTCGGGTGATCCGGGGGTGGCGCGGGCGCTGGAGAAGCACTTCTTCCGCAAGGAGAGCTTCATGACCGGGATGATGACGATCCTCACCGGCCCCGATCCCGACGCCGCGCGCGTGGTGGCCGTGCACGCCGCGCTGGGCGGTATCGCCCTGGCCGGCGGCGCGCAGGAACTGGCCCGCTTCAGCGACGACGTCCTGCGCGAGTCGCTGCTCGACGTGGGACGCAAGCTGCTGGGCCGTCCCCGGCGCCGCCCCGCGGTGCCGTCCTGA
- the hisB gene encoding imidazoleglycerol-phosphate dehydratase HisB, producing MSRVGKVSRTTKESSITVVVDLDGTGQVEVSTGVPFYDHMLNSFGVHGSLDLKIDATGDIEIDAHHTVEDTAIVLGQAIRQALGDKSGIRRFGDAWIPMDETLAHAAIDVSGRPYCVHVGEPEQFNTFTIGGNYPFVLTRHVFDSLSFHAQIALHVRVVHGRDPHHIAEAQYKAVARALRAATEPDPRAGGIPSTKGVL from the coding sequence GTGAGCCGCGTCGGCAAGGTTTCCCGGACCACCAAGGAGTCCTCGATCACCGTGGTGGTCGACCTGGACGGCACCGGGCAGGTGGAGGTGTCCACCGGGGTGCCGTTCTACGACCACATGCTCAACTCGTTCGGCGTGCACGGGTCGCTCGACCTGAAGATCGACGCGACCGGTGACATCGAGATCGACGCGCACCACACGGTCGAGGACACCGCCATCGTGCTCGGCCAGGCGATCCGCCAGGCGCTGGGCGACAAGTCGGGCATCCGCCGCTTCGGCGACGCGTGGATCCCGATGGACGAGACGCTCGCCCACGCCGCGATCGACGTGTCCGGGCGCCCGTACTGCGTGCACGTGGGCGAGCCCGAGCAGTTCAACACCTTCACCATCGGCGGGAACTACCCGTTCGTGCTGACCCGGCACGTGTTCGACTCGCTGTCGTTCCACGCGCAGATCGCCCTGCACGTGCGGGTCGTCCACGGCCGGGACCCGCACCACATCGCGGAGGCCCAGTACAAGGCGGTCGCCCGTGCGCTGCGGGCGGCGACCGAACCCGACCCGCGCGCGGGTGGCATCCCCTCGACGAAGGGTGTGCTGTGA
- a CDS encoding ROK family transcriptional regulator yields the protein MSNAAAVLGAIRREGPLSRAAIAELTSLSMPTVSRQVAALAEARLVRDVPDLARPGAVGRPRVPVDIDDTVLAACGVHIGVRTTTFGLVDLRGRLVASEKIPTPRGSAEDGLAFLAAKVRAFLRRRRERRVVGLGLATGGQVDTTRGLISHDRLGWHRAPARAVLSRGTGLPVHVDGHVPAMAHAELLFGEGKQYPSLLYFYARQVVGAAIVVDGVLHRGPGQAGSVAHLPVGGDVRCGCGRTGCLEATINDQTDRGALADRAATMGRAVALLRDIVNPDQVVLGGQNITDAPEHLATLLHAFAATTALPGTDLVTVTRFGPDVQAVAACTGVLAGIYADPGPLMA from the coding sequence GTGTCGAACGCCGCCGCGGTGCTCGGCGCGATCCGGCGCGAGGGCCCGCTGTCGCGTGCCGCGATCGCCGAGCTGACGTCGCTGAGCATGCCGACGGTCAGCCGTCAGGTCGCCGCGCTCGCCGAGGCGCGGCTGGTGCGGGACGTGCCGGACCTGGCGCGGCCGGGCGCGGTCGGCCGGCCGCGGGTGCCGGTGGACATCGACGACACGGTGCTCGCCGCCTGCGGCGTGCACATCGGTGTCCGTACCACCACGTTCGGCCTCGTCGACCTGCGCGGACGGCTCGTCGCCAGCGAGAAGATCCCGACCCCGCGGGGCAGCGCGGAGGACGGGCTGGCGTTCCTCGCCGCCAAGGTCCGCGCGTTCCTGCGCCGCCGGCGGGAGCGACGGGTGGTCGGCCTCGGGCTCGCCACCGGCGGGCAGGTCGACACCACCCGCGGCCTGATCAGCCACGACCGGCTGGGCTGGCACCGCGCGCCGGCGCGGGCCGTGCTGTCGCGCGGCACCGGGCTGCCGGTGCACGTGGACGGCCACGTGCCCGCGATGGCGCACGCCGAGCTGCTGTTCGGCGAGGGCAAGCAGTACCCGAGCCTGCTCTACTTCTACGCCCGGCAGGTCGTCGGCGCGGCGATCGTGGTCGACGGGGTCCTGCACCGCGGCCCCGGTCAGGCCGGTTCGGTGGCGCACCTGCCGGTCGGCGGCGACGTGCGCTGCGGGTGCGGCCGGACCGGGTGCCTCGAAGCGACGATCAACGACCAGACCGACCGGGGTGCACTGGCCGACCGGGCCGCGACGATGGGGCGTGCGGTCGCGCTGCTGCGCGACATCGTGAACCCGGACCAGGTCGTGCTGGGCGGCCAGAACATCACCGACGCCCCCGAGCACCTCGCCACCCTGCTGCACGCCTTCGCCGCGACGACCGCGCTGCCCGGGACTGACCTGGTGACGGTCACCCGGTTCGGCCCCGACGTCCAGGCAGTCGCGGCGTGCACCGGTGTTCTCGCCGGCATCTACGCCGACCCGGGACCGCTCATGGCGTAG
- the hisD gene encoding histidinol dehydrogenase — MLNRIDLRGRVPSATELRATLPRAEIDVDAALHQVRPVVEAVRARGVEAVLEYTERFDRVRPESVRVPRPEIEAALTTLDPAVRAALEEAIERARKVHADQRRTDVTTTVVDGGTVTERWVPVERVGLYAPGGLAVYPSSVVMNVVPAQVAGVGSLVLCSPPQAEFGGRPHPAILAAAALLGVDEVWAVGGAQAVALLAYGGTDTDGAELVPVDLVTGPGNIYLTAAKRLLRGLIGIDSEAGPTEIAILADDTADPVHVAADLVSQAEHDPLAASVLVTTSAELADAVDRELAGRVAATKHTERIGEALRGKQSGVVLVSTVDDGLRVVDAYAAEHLEIQTADARAVAARVRNAGAVFVGPYAPVSLGDYCAGSNHVLPTGGYARHSSGLSVQSFLRGIHVIDYSEQALREVAGKVVALANAEDLPAHGEAVTARFPGGVQ; from the coding sequence ATGTTGAACCGCATCGACCTGCGTGGACGCGTGCCGTCCGCCACGGAACTCCGAGCCACGCTCCCGCGTGCCGAGATCGACGTGGACGCGGCGCTGCATCAGGTCCGCCCGGTGGTCGAGGCGGTCCGCGCCCGCGGGGTCGAGGCGGTGCTGGAGTACACCGAGCGGTTCGACCGGGTGCGCCCGGAGAGCGTCCGCGTGCCGCGGCCGGAGATCGAGGCCGCGCTGACCACGCTCGACCCGGCGGTGCGTGCCGCGCTGGAGGAGGCGATCGAGCGCGCCCGCAAGGTGCACGCCGACCAGCGCCGCACCGACGTGACCACGACGGTCGTCGACGGTGGCACGGTCACCGAGCGCTGGGTGCCCGTCGAGCGCGTCGGCCTCTACGCCCCCGGCGGGCTGGCCGTGTACCCGTCGAGCGTGGTGATGAACGTGGTGCCGGCGCAGGTCGCGGGTGTCGGCTCGCTGGTGCTGTGCTCGCCGCCGCAGGCGGAGTTCGGCGGGCGCCCGCACCCGGCGATCCTGGCCGCGGCGGCACTGCTGGGCGTCGACGAGGTGTGGGCGGTCGGCGGTGCGCAGGCCGTTGCGCTGCTGGCCTACGGCGGCACCGACACCGACGGCGCGGAGCTGGTCCCGGTCGACCTGGTCACCGGACCCGGCAACATCTACCTGACCGCCGCCAAGCGCCTGCTGCGCGGCCTGATCGGCATCGACTCCGAGGCCGGCCCGACGGAGATCGCCATCCTGGCCGACGACACCGCCGACCCGGTGCACGTGGCGGCCGACCTGGTCAGCCAGGCCGAGCACGACCCGCTCGCCGCGAGCGTGCTGGTCACCACCTCGGCGGAGCTGGCCGACGCCGTGGACCGGGAGCTCGCCGGGCGGGTCGCGGCCACGAAGCACACCGAGCGCATCGGGGAGGCGCTGCGCGGCAAGCAGTCCGGCGTCGTCCTGGTGTCCACTGTGGATGACGGTCTGCGGGTGGTGGATGCCTACGCCGCCGAGCACCTGGAGATCCAGACGGCCGACGCGCGCGCCGTCGCGGCCCGCGTGCGCAACGCGGGCGCGGTGTTCGTCGGCCCGTACGCGCCGGTGTCGCTCGGCGACTACTGCGCGGGGTCCAACCACGTGCTGCCCACCGGCGGCTACGCCCGGCATTCGTCGGGGCTGTCCGTGCAGAGCTTCCTGCGCGGCATCCACGTCATCGACTACAGCGAACAGGCGCTGCGCGAGGTGGCCGGCAAGGTCGTCGCGCTCGCGAACGCCGAGGACCTGCCCGCACACGGGGAAGCGGTCACCGCGCGCTTCCCGGGAGGAGTTCAGTGA
- a CDS encoding MMPL family transporter has protein sequence MATLLYRLARFSFRRRWLVASVWAAVLLALGGGALALSGQMSNSVTIPGTEAQQAIDHLKDKFPQASPGNATARVAIEAPAGRTLAEPDVRAAVEDLVGRLKSAPGVATVADPYQAKTVTERVAMAQMSYRVPATDVTEGDRAALRAAADPAQHAGFTVEFGGDAIQGVPGSQATEGVGVLIAALVLAITFGSIVAAGLPLLTALIGVGVGMAGVLTVSGFADLNSNTPVLALMLGLAVGIDYALFIVSRYRHELAGGHDPELAAGRAVGTAGSAVVFAGLTVIIALAGLTVVGIPILGQMGIAAAATVAVAVLIALTLLPALLGFAGRKVIGKRSRPKHHGKPALGERWARYVGRHRIPVLVTAVLGLLVVAIPALSMQLGLPNDSTAAPDSTQRKAYDLISKGFGEGTNGPLIVVIDSAGAPDPRLAAAGATDSISRLPDVARVTQPQFNADGDTALVTVIPKSGPSSTETEQLVANIREQSHRLSGATGAKLSVTGQTALQIDVSEKLAGAMLPYLGLIVGLAFLLLMLVFRSLVVPLKATLGFLGSVAATFGAVVAVFQWGWLTGLLGVKSTGPIMSMLPILLIGVLFGLAMDYQVFLVTRMREDFVHGADAGDAVVSGFRHGARVVVAAALIMISVFAGFVAAELSLIQSIGFALAFGVLVDAFVVRMTIVPAVMSLLGRHAWWLPKWLQRVLPNVDVEGESLARHLDEHHALERARG, from the coding sequence GTGGCCACCCTGCTCTACCGTCTCGCCCGGTTCTCCTTCCGCCGGCGCTGGCTCGTCGCGAGCGTCTGGGCGGCGGTCCTGCTCGCCCTCGGCGGCGGGGCGCTCGCCCTGTCCGGGCAGATGTCGAACTCGGTGACCATCCCGGGCACCGAGGCCCAGCAGGCCATCGACCACCTCAAGGACAAGTTCCCGCAGGCCTCGCCCGGAAACGCGACGGCACGCGTGGCGATCGAGGCCCCGGCGGGTCGCACGCTGGCCGAACCGGACGTGCGCGCCGCGGTCGAGGACCTCGTCGGCCGGCTCAAGTCCGCTCCCGGCGTCGCCACGGTCGCCGACCCGTACCAGGCCAAGACCGTCACCGAACGGGTGGCGATGGCCCAGATGAGCTACCGGGTTCCGGCCACGGATGTCACCGAGGGCGACCGGGCAGCTCTCAGAGCGGCGGCCGATCCGGCCCAACACGCCGGGTTCACCGTCGAGTTCGGTGGCGACGCGATCCAGGGCGTGCCCGGTTCCCAGGCCACCGAAGGCGTCGGCGTCCTCATCGCGGCCCTCGTGCTGGCGATCACGTTCGGCTCGATCGTCGCCGCCGGGCTGCCGCTGCTGACCGCGTTGATCGGCGTCGGGGTGGGCATGGCGGGCGTGCTGACCGTGTCCGGCTTCGCCGATCTGAACTCCAACACCCCGGTCCTGGCGCTGATGCTCGGCCTCGCCGTCGGGATCGACTACGCGTTGTTCATCGTCTCCCGCTACCGGCACGAACTCGCCGGGGGGCACGACCCGGAACTGGCCGCCGGGCGGGCGGTGGGCACCGCGGGCTCGGCGGTGGTGTTCGCCGGCCTGACGGTGATCATCGCGCTGGCCGGCCTGACCGTCGTGGGCATCCCGATCCTCGGCCAGATGGGCATCGCCGCCGCCGCGACGGTGGCCGTCGCGGTCCTCATCGCGCTCACCCTGCTGCCCGCGCTGCTCGGTTTCGCCGGGCGCAAGGTGATCGGCAAGCGGTCCCGCCCGAAGCACCACGGCAAGCCCGCCCTGGGCGAGCGCTGGGCCCGGTACGTCGGACGGCACCGCATCCCGGTGCTGGTCACGGCCGTGCTCGGCCTGCTCGTCGTCGCGATCCCGGCGCTGAGCATGCAGCTCGGGCTGCCCAACGACAGCACGGCCGCGCCCGACTCGACCCAGCGCAAGGCGTACGACCTGATCAGCAAGGGGTTCGGGGAGGGCACCAACGGCCCGCTGATCGTCGTGATCGACTCAGCCGGGGCCCCCGACCCGCGCCTGGCCGCGGCCGGGGCCACCGACTCGATCTCCCGGCTGCCGGACGTCGCGCGGGTGACCCAGCCGCAGTTCAACGCCGACGGCGACACCGCGCTGGTCACGGTGATCCCGAAGAGCGGGCCGAGCAGCACGGAGACCGAACAGCTCGTCGCGAACATCCGCGAACAGTCCCACCGCCTCTCCGGCGCCACCGGGGCGAAGCTGTCGGTGACCGGGCAGACGGCGCTGCAGATCGACGTGTCGGAGAAGCTGGCCGGCGCGATGCTGCCCTACCTCGGCCTGATCGTCGGGCTGGCGTTCCTGCTGCTGATGCTGGTCTTCCGGTCGCTCGTGGTGCCGCTGAAGGCGACCCTGGGCTTCCTCGGCTCGGTGGCGGCGACGTTCGGCGCGGTGGTCGCGGTGTTCCAGTGGGGCTGGCTCACCGGCCTGCTCGGCGTGAAGTCGACCGGGCCGATCATGAGCATGCTGCCTATCCTGCTGATCGGCGTGCTGTTCGGCCTCGCCATGGACTACCAGGTGTTCCTGGTGACCCGGATGCGCGAGGACTTCGTGCACGGCGCCGACGCGGGCGACGCGGTGGTGAGCGGGTTCCGGCACGGCGCCCGCGTGGTGGTCGCGGCCGCGCTCATCATGATCAGCGTGTTCGCCGGGTTCGTCGCGGCGGAGCTGTCGCTGATCCAGTCGATCGGCTTCGCGCTCGCGTTCGGCGTGCTGGTGGACGCGTTCGTGGTGCGGATGACGATCGTGCCCGCGGTGATGTCCCTGCTCGGCAGGCACGCGTGGTGGCTGCCGAAGTGGCTGCAGCGCGTGCTGCCGAACGTCGACGTGGAAGGCGAGAGCCTCGCCAGGCACCTCGACGAGCACCACGCACTGGAACGCGCGCGGGGCTAG
- a CDS encoding dihydrofolate reductase family protein — protein MSTRPYVIASAAVSLDGYLDDTSDQRLLLSNEEDFARVDEVRAGVDAILVGAGTIRTDNPRLLVRSGRAHPAKVTITGSGDLDPAANFFTTGDVEKLVYTSAPAPVRDRLGAVATVVDGGRPLDLRRVLADLAARGVGRLMVEGGGAVHTQFLTAGVVDELHLAIAPVFVGEAAAPRFVGPGRFPPGRLQLTETRRIGDVVFMRYHLGQAARDHRRLREAIALAANCPPSATFRVGAIVTDAADRVLATGYSGETAPHDHAEEVALAKLGDDPRLASATIYSSLEPCSARASRPVSCTQRILDSGIPRVVFAWREPDLFVDCVGAETLRAAGREVRELPDLAGLVQETNAHLPFRT, from the coding sequence GTGAGCACGCGCCCGTACGTCATCGCCTCCGCGGCGGTGTCCCTGGACGGTTACCTGGACGACACCAGCGACCAGCGGCTCCTGCTGTCCAACGAGGAGGACTTCGCGCGGGTCGACGAGGTGCGGGCCGGGGTGGACGCGATCCTGGTCGGGGCGGGCACGATCCGCACCGACAACCCGCGGCTGCTGGTGCGGTCCGGGCGCGCGCACCCGGCGAAGGTCACGATCACCGGCAGCGGCGACCTCGACCCGGCGGCGAACTTCTTCACCACCGGCGACGTCGAAAAACTCGTCTACACCTCGGCACCGGCGCCGGTGCGGGACCGGCTCGGTGCGGTGGCGACGGTGGTCGACGGCGGCCGCCCGCTGGACCTGCGGCGCGTGCTCGCCGATCTGGCCGCGCGCGGCGTCGGACGGCTGATGGTCGAGGGCGGCGGCGCGGTCCACACCCAGTTCCTCACCGCGGGCGTGGTCGACGAGCTGCACCTGGCGATCGCGCCGGTGTTCGTCGGCGAGGCGGCGGCGCCGCGGTTCGTGGGCCCGGGCCGGTTCCCGCCGGGGCGGTTGCAGCTGACCGAGACCCGGCGGATCGGTGACGTGGTGTTCATGCGGTACCACCTGGGTCAGGCGGCGCGCGACCACCGGCGGCTGCGGGAGGCGATCGCGCTGGCGGCGAACTGCCCGCCGTCGGCGACGTTCCGGGTCGGCGCGATCGTGACCGACGCGGCCGACCGGGTGCTGGCCACCGGGTACTCGGGCGAGACCGCTCCGCACGACCACGCGGAGGAGGTCGCGCTCGCCAAACTGGGCGACGACCCGCGCCTGGCGAGCGCGACGATCTACTCCTCGCTGGAACCGTGCAGTGCGCGCGCCTCCCGGCCGGTGTCGTGCACGCAGCGGATCCTGGACTCCGGCATCCCGCGGGTGGTGTTCGCCTGGCGCGAGCCGGACCTGTTCGTGGACTGCGTGGGCGCGGAAACGCTGCGCGCGGCCGGGCGCGAGGTGCGCGAACTGCCGGACCTGGCGGGCCTGGTCCAGGAGACGAACGCGCACCTGCCGTTCCGCACCTGA
- a CDS encoding carbon-nitrogen hydrolase family protein, translated as MLRIGLCQLTSSAEPAENVTAIREGVARAAGDGARVVVFPEATMARFGVPLGPVAEPLDGPWAKSVASIADEHRVLVVAGMFTPNDDGRVRNTLLITGLGHHLGYHKIHLYDAFGFRESDTVAPGSEPVTVEVDGVTLGFATCYDVRFPELFRALADRGASAVVLPTSWGAGEGKRDQWEVLVRARALDSGCWVLGCGQADPAAAGVEVNPKAPTGIGFSTVADGFGRVHAQLGAGPGSVVVDIDPEVTGQARNATGALANRRL; from the coding sequence GTGCTCCGGATCGGCTTGTGCCAGCTCACATCGAGTGCCGAGCCCGCGGAGAACGTCACCGCGATCCGGGAGGGCGTGGCGCGCGCGGCGGGCGACGGGGCGCGGGTCGTGGTGTTCCCGGAAGCCACGATGGCGCGGTTCGGAGTACCGCTCGGGCCGGTCGCCGAGCCGCTGGACGGGCCGTGGGCGAAGTCGGTGGCGTCGATCGCCGACGAGCACCGGGTGCTCGTGGTGGCCGGCATGTTCACACCGAACGACGACGGGCGGGTGCGGAACACGCTGCTCATCACGGGCCTCGGACACCACCTGGGCTACCACAAGATCCACCTCTACGACGCGTTCGGGTTCCGCGAGTCCGACACGGTCGCGCCCGGCAGCGAGCCGGTCACGGTCGAGGTCGACGGCGTGACCCTGGGCTTCGCCACCTGCTACGACGTGCGGTTCCCGGAGCTGTTCCGCGCGCTGGCCGACCGGGGCGCGTCCGCGGTCGTGCTGCCCACGTCGTGGGGCGCCGGGGAGGGCAAGCGGGACCAGTGGGAGGTGCTGGTGCGGGCGCGCGCGCTGGACTCGGGCTGCTGGGTACTCGGCTGCGGGCAGGCCGACCCGGCCGCCGCCGGTGTCGAGGTGAACCCGAAGGCGCCGACCGGTATCGGGTTCTCGACCGTCGCCGACGGCTTCGGCCGCGTGCACGCCCAGCTCGGCGCGGGCCCCGGCTCGGTCGTCGTGGACATCGACCCGGAGGTCACCGGCCAGGCCCGCAACGCCACCGGAGCGCTCGCCAACCGGCGGCTCTAG